A stretch of DNA from Vulpes lagopus strain Blue_001 chromosome 12, ASM1834538v1, whole genome shotgun sequence:
ACTGGCCACGGCgacagcagcaggagcagcattGGTGGCGGCCACCGCGAGACAAAGCAGGGGCTCCGCATGGGGCAGCGATAGGGGCCCACTGCCCGTGCGTCCGTGGAGCCTGTGCGTCCCTGCCGCGCCTGCAAATATTAAATCTCCGGCCCAAGTGCCAGCAGTTCCTGTTCCACCGCCAGTCCCGCGCCTAGGGCGGGGGCTAGGCAAACAGCCAGCGCCCTGCACTGCCAGCCACCAGTCCCAGAGCTGGGCTTCTCTGACTCGGTGCCAAAGGCAGTGCTGACAAGACGGCCTGTGCCTCCTCCCCTGCGGCACCCACCACCCTGGCCCCCTGAGGCCTGAGCAACTAGACAGCGCTCACCCCCACCTAACCCATCGATGGCACGCATGCAACTGGACTCCGTGAGCCCTGCGGCTTTCCCGTCTCCTGCCCGGCAAAGAGACCTGAGCACACACACAGTGGCTCCCCCATGTAGGATGGTCTCATCAGTACAGTAGCTAATTGGGGGGTCAGGAGCACATGACCAGGGCCTGAGCCcaggggggaggctgggaggtggaggggtACCGCACACCTGAGGCAGGAGACTCAGTCCTGCCTGCCCTACCTGGCCCTCCAAGGACTGTCCTTGAACCTCAAGGAGACAGCGTGGGTAGGGCACAGGCACCAACCCAAGTCTCCTGTCAAATGCTGCTCCCTCTGGAGTCATCAGAGTTGCACATCCTGTCCTGGGGTTttccagggtgggggcagggtggacAGGAGCCCCAAAACCATGCCAACTTTATGGGACAAGGCAGCAGGAGAATGCAGGGAGGAGGTAGGCTGAGGCCACAGCAGGAAGAGGTGGAAATACCAGGGCTGTGGTTCCTGGCAGTGGGTGCTGTGTGCAGGTACTGGGCATCCTCCCCCTACAAGATAAAGGGGATGACCTAGGTGTACATGAACCCCTTCCCACCCTGTGATGCAGCTGCAGAGCGACTCAGGGAGGAGCCCACAGGGAGGACAGGGCAGAAGCACTAAATACTGTTTAATTCCCCTCCCCCAGACTGCCTGTGGCCCTGCTCAGGGACGGGTCCTCTATAGTCACGGATTGGGCCATCGAGTCCGCAGGAATGCTCATGAGGCCTTGATCCTCCAGGGGCGTCATCATGGAGACCTCCAGCTCAGGGTCCATGAGTTGGGACTCCACCTGCACTGAGTGCAGGTCCATGTGATCTTCCTGGACCCCAAAGTGCCCCACCAACCTGCATGACACGGGCGGGGTCAGGCAGGCTGCAGGGAGGCCTGACCAGCCCCCAGTACAGGTCTCACGAGGCGCTGAACCCCCTCCCAGGGCAGGCCTGGCCCTAAAGTTAGACCTGCACCTCCTGGGGGGTCAGGaccttgggggcagggagggggcaggaccACCCGGGGGGTCAGGACCTCCCAGGGGCCAAGACCTCCCCAGGACACGGCTCACCCCTGAGGTCCTCTCATGAGGTCACTTACCTGCTGTCCCTGTGTCTGGGGCATGGCTCACtgggatggggggcggggagaacaACAAAAGGAGGTGTGAATCCTGGAACAATCCTTTCCCACAGGGTGGGAAGGGGTTCATGTACACCTAGGTCATCCCCTTTATCTTGTAGGGGGAGGATGCCCAGTACCTGCAATGTCAGCTCAGCTGACCTCCAGAAGCCCACAAGTGCCCCCCAGCCCAACCTGGGAAATGGTGTCCCTCAGCTACCCATGATACCCCACCCAGGGGcagaggcccctcccccagcacagtCCCGTGGCCCTCagccaccctccccaccctggggctcACATACCTCTTGGCTCGCATGACACCGACTGCCACGATGACAAGGGCACAGAAGCAGCTGGCACTGATGCCCGCCAGCACCACGAGCAGGGCGATGAGGGCCTCGCGGCTGAGGCCAAGGCTGCACTCGCAGTACGTCCCAGCTGCAGAGACAGGGCCCGTGCGGCCGAGGGGCCCTCGTCACCCGCCAGTGGAGGACCCCTAGGGCCGCCCCTCACCCGGGCGGCCACCAGAAGGACACGGGAGGGGCCCTGGCAGGGGCGGGGTTCAGGGACAGGAGGAGGCACCTGCAGTAGGGATAAGCAAAAGGGACAAACATATCAGGCCAAGGGGGCTGCCAACCAGGCAGGAGTCAGGCTGGGGACAGGGGGCCAtgtccagcccccagccccaccacacACCTCTGGACGGAACCCATCGGAAGGTGCTGACCTCACAGTAGGGCTCTGGAGtggagcaggtgggggcagggcttCAGCTGGAGCTTCACTGGCGCTCAGGGGCTGGGGCGGAGGAGCCCTGGGCAGgtggccctgggctggggcaggtAGAGGGACAGGCGCCTGGCAGCCCCTTCTGAGTGCGCTGTTGGACCCAAGGCAAAGGCAAGGATGGGGCTGCCCTGGCCTCGGGGGATGGTGCTTCATGGGGAAGGGGATGGAGCCCATGCTGAGGCCCCTGGGACAGTGGGAACAGTGGCCTGAAAACCCTGGGGGGCCCACAGCAAGGCTACTGTTTCTCGGCTGGGACGGCGGGGGCTGCAACAGCTCAGCTGACCAATGTCATTGCCCTTCCCCCAGAGGCTGGGACAAGCAGGGGCCAAGGAGGGGTGAGCCCTGGACCTGTGCTCACCAGCCCCCCACACTGGCCATCCTGGGGAGGGTCCCACCGGCACCCCAGCTGTGCCCAGGTCCATCAACCTCCCCAGGATAGGTGGGGAGCACTGCCCACAGGTCATCCCAGAACCATATCCTCAGTGCAGCTGCCTCAGAAGTGGCCACAGGCAGCACCTAAGGCTCCAGTTACATGTGCCATCCCAACTTAGAGCCCTCCTGTCCCTCTGAGGACTTCATCCCTGTGCACCTGCCTGCCACCCAGATAAGCGCTGCCTGAGGGACTCACCTGCAGGCTGGTACCTTCAGAGTTAACCTCGGAGTGCCTCCTGCACTGCCTCTCCACCCTGAggtctccaccctcctcccctaaCACCCTAGCCAAGTAAACCACCCAGGCAGCAAGAGATGCCCCACCCACGGTGGACCCCACGGGGCACCAGGGGCAAGGGTGCggagggccccccaccccccgcaccagAGCCCTCAGGGATTGGCCAACAGTTTCAGGCACAGCTCTGTGCTTGTCAATGAATGCCATGACCCAAGACACAGCTTTTTTACCAGGTTCGTCCCCAAAACAAGTCCAAAGGGACATGAAGCAGGTGTGCCTGTGGCCAGAAGCAGAAGCCGCCACCCTGCTGGGCCAGTCTGGCAGGTTTGCATCCTGGTAGGATGACAAAGGTACACTCAGCCCAGTGCCAGGTGCCCTTCTACCTAGAGGGAATGGAGGGTGTCAGAGCCTCCTGGGCCTCCACCAGAACGCAGAGGAAGGCGGGAAGCCCTCTTCCAGTGACTGCCAGCACAGTAGCCCTGGTGCTGGGCACAGCTCACAGGAGGGAGACACTGGCTGATAAGACTACATGCCTAGTTTCCACTTCGTCCTCCAAACCTGTAGTGAACCGCATACTCTGGGTAGGAAGGGGGAAGTCCCAGGAGAAGGCTAATGTCAGGGCCCTCCGCAGCAAAGTGGATGGGGGGAACCCAAAGGCGTGGGGGCTCCAGGCCTGGAAAGACACCCCGGGCAGGTGGGAGCAGACCGGTGGAGGTTCATTCCAGAGCCCCTGCTGCCTGGGGGAACATCACCACCCAGCACTGGAGACTGTAGCCCTGGTGTGCAGGTCTGAAGGCCTCCAGCCTGGGTGGAGCCAacatccctgccccccacccacttcctggGACCTCAGGGGCTGAGGCAGTGCCAGGCCCCCCAACCCTGTAGACAGGACCCTTTGTGCTACATTGGGAAAGCCTGGCTCCCAGGATTCTGCACCTGAGCTCCTGACCATGTCTGAGAGCATGGAACCACCTTCTCTGTGAGCCACAGAGTCAGCCCCTCCATCCAGCAGGGGATGTTCAGCTGCCCACACATCTCATGCATTCCAATGATGTTGGTCCCAGCAACAGCCCCGGACCCTCAGGTCAGGAAGAGGGCAAGTGACCCATAGGCTCCTTCCCAAGGGCAGAGTGAGGCCTGGAGCAGGAGGGCCCTGGTGTCCTCCTGCCTGAGCTGCAATCTCCCAGGTGGGCCTTCACCAGCTGCTGTAGCCTAGCAACACCCTTGTGCCAGGACTCCAGGGTTAGAGCCCAAGCACAGGTATGTAAGCCAGGACCAGACCTGGCCACTTGGGTTTCCCCTCACCTGCTCCCAGGAAGCAGGTCTGGCTAAGTTGGGGTAAGGAGTCAGGTCTGGAGGGAGAACCCGGACCACAGGCCCATGATGAGCCCACAAAGCCACCAGGACAGGGAACGGATAGAGAACCATTTGCTTTACTCTGCACTCTGGGGGTTGGGCAGgggcacccacccacccatcttccTGGTGGGCACATCAGCTGCAGCTCTTGGGCAGGCGGTAGACGCCGGCTGAGTAGACGAGCTGCTGGTCTCGCACCTTCTTCTGCAGGAAGCCCTGAAGCTCCTGCAGATCGATCTCAGCCAGTGCAGGGCCGGTCACCACGAACATGCGCAGCATGCTGTAGATGCGCTCCAGCGACAGGCTCTCCAGATTAGTCAGCATGGCCTGGATGTATGTCCAAAAAAGCTGGGGAGACAGAGGCCAGGCCAGCTGTTAGGCCAGCACCCGCAGGGATGCCACCTGGCCAGGGGCCAACCCAGGCCACCATCCCCCACCGCAGCCACACCAgcagctcctcctccttctggtcGGCCTGGGAAGCCATGCCGGAGTCACTCTCCTCGTCGCTGTCGATGAGCACCATGCTGTCTCGGTCCTGGGGCCGCTCCTCTTCAACGACAGAGAAGGTCCCAGAAGGCTCCTCCCTCAGCACGCCCTGCTGCAACCACACAGACATCCGCCGCCGCAGCAGTGCCACAGGCATCTTCACCACCTTGCTCAGCTCCTCCAAGGTCCAGGTAGCTGTGTAGAGCAGCCAGGAGCACTGGACACACAGGGCAAGGCCAAGCTTCCCCCTGCCCCGTCAACACCCTCCCCCACAGCCTCCCGGCATCAGCCTGCTGGGAGGCATGGCTGGGACAGGCCAACTAAGGGTCAGCAGGCTCACCTTGGTCCTGGAAGTATAGCAAGACCACCGCCTGCACGGGAGTCACCGCTACAGACAGGGTGCGGTCAGCCAGCTCCACATCCATGGTCACCAAGCCCAGAGTATGCTTCCAACTGAGGGTCCGCATCGCCTGGGGAGGGCTGGCGTCAGCACAGGCGGCCCTGCAGGTCTGACTGAGTCCAGCTCAACAGAGCCCCTTGACTTGCCCCTACCAGGCAGGTGGCAGCAGTGGGCAGAGTGGAGGACGGGGCTCCTGCCCTCTCAACCACCCCGGTCTAACAATGAGCACTGACCACCCAGGGAGGGCTACTGATAGAATCATGTGGTCTCCACAAAAGACATCCACATCTGAACCCCCAGGACCCCaaagcatgacctgagctggagatGGGGTTGTTGCAGATGGGCCCAGTTAAGACGGGGTCAGCTGGAGTGCAATGGGCCCTGATGGAACATGGTCAGTGTGctcacagggcagagggagacagagtgagGACAGACGCAGAGACTGCAGGGATGTAGCCACAAGTCAAGAGACACCAAGCAAGGCCTGcaatcccctcccctccttgctgGGGGGACAGGAAGGACCGTCCCACAGCCCTACTGACACCCTGGTCTCTGCACTAGCCTGCAGAATGGAGGACAAGCTTGTTTTAAGGACTCCTGTTGTAGCACTGTGATAGCCCACACTTTGATCCTGGGAAGGGGGTGCTGTAGCAAATACCCAGGATGTGGGAGACTATGGAGTGGGGCGACGGGCAGAGACTGGAAGAGCAGCAAGCACATGCTCACTGAAGAGACTGTTGGCAGGATCGCAGCCAGGAACATGGTGAGGTGTCCACGTGAGGAGGTGGCTGCAGCAATGGAGGAATCGTGACCCTGCCAGCTGGTGGCAGAGCCCTATGTGAGCATGACGGATGGAGGAAAGTGTAGGAGCAGCCTCCCAGCAGCACACAAGAGGCTGGACTGTGCAAGGGAGCTAGCAGGCGGGCCCAGACGCTGCCCCTACTCTGTGCGCGCTGGAGACGGAGCCCAGAGTGCACCAGAGACCTGGACTCTGACGCTAGAGCTGACTAGTGGCTCCAGAAGAGCCAGGACAGAGACAGGCTGTCCAGAGAGGGGGTGTGTGAGGGCCCGTGGCCTGGAGGCCGTCTGTTTTAAGAGGCCCGGTGGGCAGGCTGAGGCAAGAAGAatcctcccctggagcctccagagacTGCAGCCTTACAATCCTGGGATTGGGactcgatatgggactcgattttGCCAGAACTAAGACAATAAATCTGCACTGTGTTTAAGCCCCTCGTGGTACCTCGTTCTGGcagccccaggaccctgacacAGTCAAGTGCTAAGAGTCTGTCTGCAACCCCTGAGCTCTAAAGGTGGAGAAAATAGTGAACCCAACTTTGCAGAGAGAAAATGGGAGCAGAGCACAGCTTGCCCAGGTCACAACCCACAGAGCCATGGACAGGCTCTCTGGTTCCAAGGCCACCACTCCAGCCTGCAGCGGGGAAAACAGGAGGCTCAGCAACAGAAAGCATAGCAGTAAGCACAGGTGAAGACACTCTGGCTGCACGGCCACCCACACATGTCCAGCATGACCATCAGGCCAAGATTCAGCTGGTGGGAGGCAGAGGTATGTGGTCACAGCCCTGACACAGCCATGtggcctgcctctgccccaccagCATCCAGTTGGAGTTAAGACAAAGCACGCGGCAACATGGCCATCACATTAGGCCCATCAGGCCTAAGCAGAAAGACGTGGCTGAGCCACTCCTGGGACTCATGGCAAGGCCCCAGTGGGAGGTCTCAGGGCCTCTCCTGGCAGTGGCTACAAGCCATCAAGGCAGCCAGAAGGCAGGGAGCACAAAGATGCCCTACCCAGGGAGGAGTGGGTGTAGTGCCAGGAGGCTCCAGAGCGAGCACCCACCGTGGTCAGGCGCAGAAGCCACAGGGTGGTCCAGTGGCCCAGCAGAAGCCAACAGAAGCTGCACAGACCCTTGCAGTCTTGTGCAGTGCTACCCTAATTATGGTCCCCGCTCTAGCCTCCTCCCTGCAGAGTGCCTAGCCTTACCCCTGCCCTTGCCTGTCTCTGAAAGGaagccctcctccctccacaaCTAGTTCCCCTGGCCTAGAACAACAGATTTGGAGAACCCATTGTCCCTCCCATGATctggctctgctgctccccaacctctccccaccccagcccactgTCTCCCTCCCAGGGCTCTGTCCTGAGGGCTCCTCATGCCCTAGCTGCTGGCCCATCTCTGGAGGTGTTCCAGATGCTCCCAGGGCTCAGGCTCTGCTGCCCAGACACCTTCCACACGCATCCTCTGCTGTGGAACCCAGTGGCCCCTCAGGCCCCACAATCCCAGAACCTGCTTCACCAGTCCCCAGAAACCCAGGATGGGCACCCGagctccccactctccccagacatgtccccactgagccacccctacAAAGAAGGGCTCTTTGTGCCGTCACTCTCTGCCCACACTAGGCTCCACCTGCATACACCTGCCACCTGCACTCCCAACCCAGGACTGCTGGGCCCAGCCCCATCCTTGACCACCCCACACATCTTGCAGTGTCCTCCTCCTGTGCTGAGACCCATGCCCTCAGGGCCCCAACAGCAGACAGCACAGCCCTGGTCCTCTAGCGTCCTGGGACCTGGGGAAGCAGCTTCTAGGGAAGCAAGCTGGGcagtggcagagacagagcagggtCACAGAAGTCAAATAGCTCATGGGCAATGTGAAGACCTCCTGGAGGCAGACACAGCTCCCTAACTCTCCCCAGGACAAGCCGAGCATGCCAGCTCCTGGTTCTGAGATGGCAGAGGGTAGGCAGTAGAAGAGGAAGCCCagaaggggggcggggagagcgtGAGCAATGTGGCCCTTTGGCTAGCATGGTACAGGGAAGCACATACGCACACGTGGACAAGCTCCTGAGAGACAAGGGGAGCAGAATGTGGGCCCACCCTCTCGCCTACCCCCGACACAGAGGCACATGAGGTGTCCGGAAACGACTGCAGGGATGGGTCACACCCTGCTTCTGCTGCACAGCATGGTTGGCAGGGTCCACCTGCCCCAGGGTTCCCACCACAGGGAGATGTGGACAGTACCTTCAGCTTCTCATACTTCTTGCAGTAGACCTCGAGGGCCTCCCTGATGTCCTCAGGGACTTCCAGCTTCTCATCCTTGAAGGGGGGCCAAAACTCACTGGATAGGATGACAGCATAGACCCCAAAAGGTGGCTGCTCCTCTGCGGGCCGCTTCTCATCCTCTTCACGAATGTTGGCATTGATGCGACGGGAATCTGCCATGtcctggagaagagaaaggaggtagGTGTCCCAAAGGCCCaggatggggctgggggtgaggctgGGCCACATGGgcggggagccctgggggccCACCTTCAGCATGACCTCGCAGAAGTGCATCGGAGCCTCGCCAAAGCGCAGCTTCAGCAGTTCCACGTTGCGGATCTCCCTAGAAAGACGTATCTCTGAGGGGATGTGGCGTACAAGCAGCAGCCACGGCAGAGTGCCAAATGCCTCCCAGAGAGGCTGCATGGGCGCCCTCCCCACCAGGGCAGGGCCACTCCCAGGCCAGGAGGAGGGGTAGGAAGTGCAGCTCCAGCCATGGAGACCTGGGGCCTGCTCTATCCCAGCCGAGCGCCACCCCCTCACCGCCCCTGGCCTCCCCAAACCCCTGGCTGAGCGCAGGCCGGTCCTTGCTTGGCATCCCTGATGCCCCTCCCTCAGAAGCAGGGCAGGCAGCAGCCTGCAGGCCTCACCGCTCAGGACTGAAGCTGAACTGGTGCAGGAGGCGGTCAGCCAGCAGTGAGCGGTACTCGTTGATAAAGAGATCCTTGCTGCCGTAGATGCTGACCAAGAGACTGATGATGTCCGAGGAGCGCCGCTTGGAGCTGGACTTCCCTGCACAGCAGAAAGGGAGTGCCATCTGTGTTCAAGCAGGGCCCACCCTGCCCAGCCTGTGAGGCCCAGGCTCAGATCCCAGCTTGGGGGCAGGTTGGGCAGTGTATAGGCTGCCTGGGAACCCGCTCTTCCAGCAACCGGGCTGGAGACAGGCCACCGTGGGCCCACTCAAGCTGGCTGAAGCATTCGGGGGAACAGGCAGGGTAGGATGAGGCCAGATGACCCCCCGCAAGCCTCAGGGCATGGTGAAAACCAACTAGAGGCCTGAACCCTCCCCCAcagtccagggcctggcaggGCTGGTGGGCACTGACCTGGATCGGCATCCACGGGGTCAGGGACCCAGTCCTCAGGCTCGCCAGAGTCATCCTCGCTGTCCTGACCAGTCTCCAGGCTCGCCGGATCTGTCTTGGACAGCTCAACAGCCAAGTCCCCTGTCCCGTCCGAGTCCCCTGTCAGCCCAGCCACAATCTGCCGCACAGTATCCTCCCGTGTCCTGCCAAATATGAGCATTGCTGGCCCTCACGGCACCTCTCCCTGCTCTCCACACTAGCCCACACCACCCTATCTCCCCGCCCAGCAACCAGTGCCTGTTGGCCACGTGCTTAAGCTGAGTTTACCAAATTTTGTCTCAAAGGATAATAACGAtagtgaaaataattaaaaacccaCCATCTTCCAGGAGCACCAAGAATTGAAATAAGACACAACCAGGGTGCGTGGGGGGCTCAGgaggtgaagcacctgccttcagctcagatcgtgatcccgaggtcctgggatcaagtcctacatcaggctccctgctcagcagggagtcggtttctccctctgccctcccctgctgctgTGCGTGCGTTCTCTCTcactcaaagtaaataaaatcttttatttactaatgagagacagagacagagacacagggagaggcacaagcaggctcgatatgggacttgattccaggaccctggggtcacaccctgagctaaggaccctggggtcacaccctgagctaaaggcagaccctcaaccactgagccatacagaTGCTcccatagaaataaaatcttaaaaaaaaaaaggaaaagtaagaaaACCAGGCCCTTCACAACCAAGAGATGGTAAACGTGAGTCAGGGCAGCTCCGGATGCCTCCCAGCCCTAGCCCTGAGCTTCCACTGCCCCAGGCGTTTCTGGGCAGCTGTACCACAGTACCTACTCAACACAATCTTTGACAGACCACCCAACAGTCTCTGCTCCTTGTCAACCTGGGGGCCTGTCCAGCAAGGCAAAGCTGAGCGGGGGCCTCTCTGTgctgggagaaggggaagaggatggAGAGCAGGGATGCAAGGGGGGCCCCCCCAGTGTATGCACACAGGTGGTGGCACTGGGCAATAGGTACAGGAGGGAGCCCTGGCCAGGCCATGTGGCCCTACAGGAAGGACAGAGTGTCCCTGGTGTTTCAAGGCCACAGGGACCCAGGAGGAGAATGGCTGCACAAATGGGTCCAGGAGACAAATGCTCCAGGTTGGAGCAGCTCCCTGGGGCTCACCTGCGGTACTCACCTCAGGTAGCGGCGAATGGGCTCACAAGCCACCTCCAGGATGACCATGGAAGGGTCCAGCACACGCAGGGCCTTGATGGCAGATATGTAGAGGGTGATGATGTCACATGTGTTGACACCTGCAGCCAGGACGGAGGACGGCAGTCACCACAGTACCCAGGACTTGTGGTTCCACGAGCAAGCAGCTGCGCCCTGGCTGGGCAGGCTTCAGGTTGTCTGTGTGACCTCCCTCCTCAGGACACCAGTGTGACACACAGCAAGTAGCCTCCTCCCCGCCAACTCTCAGGTGCTCTCCCCAGAATTTTCCGAGATCCAAGCCCCCCCTCACTGGTGGTCTGTTCTGAAGAGATCACATACCCCACCTGCCCTGAGGTCACACCCATCATTTCCTGTGACTCCCTCCAAGGGAAGAAAAACTGGAGTGCCCTGACCCTCCTAAGGGCTGCGTAAACCTGCTCCCTacacaggccctgggctggggaggctggACTCTCAGCCAGCAGCTTCAGCACCTGGATGGAGAAGCCGTGTCTCCAGGGCAGCCTTAAGGGACAGGAGCAGCTGCTGCCTCTGATCGGTCCTCTCCAGGCAGTATTTAAGGTCCTCAATGGCTGGCCGGGAGTCTGGGAAGTCTGTAGGAAGAGCACCAGCCTTTGTACATGCATGCAAATACCCAAACACACAGATGCCAGCACCCACATGCTGTGTACACAAGACACAAGGTCAGCAGAGCCCAGAGGATAAGCAGCTGAACCTCCACTCTGGAACACCGAGAGACATCTGTTCGGTGCTTCAGGTCATCCTTGTGCCTATGCGTGCCCAtcgtccacccccacccccaaccccgtgGTGCAGAAGGACAGAGCAGACATGAGGCTGAGAGGATGAGAGTGGACATTTCTGATGTCCCACCACACCACCCTGACCCAGACACTGAGCTGAGGCAGCCCATGCTGGTGGACGCCACAGTCCCCAGTGCCCCTCACTGCCTGCAAGATCTGAAGGGCAAAGGCCCAGGAAAGGTGGGCTACTGCAGTGGGCAGGGGGCCAACCTCGGATGATGCTGAAGAGCTCCTCGATGCGTAGGCTGGCATAGATACGGTAGAAGAACCTTTGCACGTGGCAGCGCCAGCGACGGAGTGTGTTGCCAGCCTCAGGGGATGCAGGCCTGGCTGGGCCATCCTGCAGGAATACCTTGCCCAGCCAGCCGACCACCCTCTCGATCCACTGTTGGAAGGTATGGGGAGGTAAGGAGCTGAGCCCCAGCCTGACGTGGACCAGAGGCCAGGAGAAGCCACACAGCGGCCCACCCTGCGGCCAGCCCTGGGGAGCCCCCAAGCCTCCTGCTCTGGAGTAGGATAGTAAGCCCAAAGGaggcctcccaggcctcccctcaATGTGCCCCCACACCCTAAGCCCTCAATGCCCAGGCTTATCTCTGGCAACGGTGGGACTGATGCAGGGCACGGAGAGAGTGCTCACCTCTGACTCGGTAGACAGACTCCCGGGGGCCACACATCTGACTGGCCCCATCGTGTGCAGACAACGTGAGGACCATTCTGAACGCATGTGCATTTATAGGCAACATGGTCACGTGGACCCCAGGATGCGTACATTAGCCCATAAACTATACAGCCACAGAAAAATGTCTGGGTGCTCTGTTACATGGGAGCAACACAGGTACCCCAGCCAGGCCTCTGGGCTCACACCCACGTGAGACCACTGCCACAGAAGTACTTGCTTTGAATCCCCATCACAGCTAGGCAgcattctcagaagaaaacaggcaAGAAATAAGAGCAGGCTGGACAGTCCCCTGTGGTTGGGCCTATCACCTCCACAACCTGGGGAGTCCAGAACAGAGCCCCAGACCATGCCCCAACCACATGGGTGCCAAGACCCTCACTGGGACACCCCAAACCTTGGCACAGCCTCCAGCAAAGTGACTCTGcacagactgtgctgagcatggcACGGGGTGTCTCTTGCTGTCAGTAGGGCCAGCCTCCACTCAGCACTAAGACAGCTTCCACCACCCGCCAGGTCTTGGTTCACCCATCTCCATACACTCTCGCCGCTTCTAAAACCAGGGggtgagacacctgggtggctcggtggttgagtgtctgccttcagcccagggcatgatcctgcagtcccgggatcgagtcccacatcagggtccctgcatggagcctgcttctccctctgcccatgtctctgcctatctctctgtgtctctcatgaataaatgaataaaatcttaaaaaaaaaaaagtaaaaaataaaaaaataaaaccagggatCAGGTTTGCTAGAAACCTATTCTACAGTCCGCAGGGGATAGGGCCTAAGAGGCTGTCCTTACCTTGTGGAACTCACGCAGGAAGGAGCGCTCATACTCGCCCCGGCAGCGGTCCTCCATCCTCTCCCTGGTCACCTGGTGCAGGGTGGTGGTCACAGCCTCGGCACTGACCCGCTCCAACAGACTGAGCCTGTGTCTGGAGGAGAGCCCTGCCCGTGGAGCACACAAAACATAAtcctttcccccacctcccatgcCCTCTATAACAAAGGCTTCAAATAAGCTGCTGGgaggacacagccctgccctccccagctgACATCCCTGACGGGGCTGACACCCTGGCCTTCC
This window harbors:
- the TMEM210 gene encoding transmembrane protein 210; translation: MAPCPQPDSCLVGSPLGLICLSLLLIPTAAGTYCECSLGLSREALIALLVVLAGISASCFCALVIVAVGVMRAKSEPCPRHRDSRLVGHFGVQEDHMDLHSVQVESQLMDPELEVSMMTPLEDQGLMSIPADSMAQSVTIEDPSLSRATGSLGEGN
- the ANAPC2 gene encoding anaphase-promoting complex subunit 2 — its product is MRGAGGGARSPLPLCPSLRRYPAPGACGTAAVHLARPQGPRRRPGRGPTHGRCSPLGHARRARHRLDPQAGEPRALPAHQADPAARPLTLDQFVVIILQRCALLGHGDRPGRDHPNRRYCIAAPACAVRPTARPPKRHRRAPLVCVIAARRTRSSGDLEGATQMAAAGRDGDPGPAQELLLAWNTVSTGLVPPAALGLASSRTSGAVPPKEEELRAAVEVLRGHGLHSVLEEWFVEVLQNDLQAHISLEFWNTISQRENCADEPQCLLLLLDAFGLLESRLDPYLRSLELLEKWTRLGLLMGAGAQGLREKVHTTLRGVLFFSTPRMFQEMIQRLYGRFLRVYMQSKRKGEGGTDPELEGELDSRYARRRYYRLLQSPLCAGCGSDKQQCWCRQALEQFHQLSQVLHRLSLLERVSAEAVTTTLHQVTRERMEDRCRGEYERSFLREFHKWIERVVGWLGKVFLQDGPARPASPEAGNTLRRWRCHVQRFFYRIYASLRIEELFSIIRDFPDSRPAIEDLKYCLERTDQRQQLLLSLKAALETRLLHPGVNTCDIITLYISAIKALRVLDPSMVILEVACEPIRRYLRTREDTVRQIVAGLTGDSDGTGDLAVELSKTDPASLETGQDSEDDSGEPEDWVPDPVDADPGKSSSKRRSSDIISLLVSIYGSKDLFINEYRSLLADRLLHQFSFSPEREIRNVELLKLRFGEAPMHFCEVMLKDMADSRRINANIREEDEKRPAEEQPPFGVYAVILSSEFWPPFKDEKLEVPEDIREALEVYCKKYEKLKAMRTLSWKHTLGLVTMDVELADRTLSVAVTPVQAVVLLYFQDQATWTLEELSKVVKMPVALLRRRMSVWLQQGVLREEPSGTFSVVEEERPQDRDSMVLIDSDEESDSGMASQADQKEEELLLFWTYIQAMLTNLESLSLERIYSMLRMFVVTGPALAEIDLQELQGFLQKKVRDQQLVYSAGVYRLPKSCS